One part of the Salinimonas iocasae genome encodes these proteins:
- a CDS encoding DUF2237 family protein, producing the protein MANEKNVFGKPLVLCCGNSGFTREGFCSVPAADLGNHSICAIVDEPFLTFSKRRGNDLSAPKPELAFPGLSEGDRWCLCASRWLEAHQAGVAPKVVLSATNKKALDVVPLSLLEAYATEPAA; encoded by the coding sequence ATGGCTAATGAGAAGAATGTTTTTGGCAAACCACTGGTACTTTGCTGTGGTAATTCTGGCTTTACCCGTGAGGGATTTTGTTCTGTCCCCGCTGCAGACCTGGGCAATCATAGTATTTGCGCAATCGTGGATGAGCCCTTTCTGACATTCTCGAAACGTCGCGGTAACGACTTATCCGCGCCGAAGCCTGAACTGGCTTTTCCGGGATTGTCAGAAGGCGACCGCTGGTGTTTATGCGCGTCGAGATGGCTGGAAGCTCATCAGGCGGGTGTAGCACCTAAAGTTGTGTTATCCGCCACAAATAAAAAGGCGCTGGATGTAGTGCCACTTTCGTTATTAGAAGCGTACGCTACAGAGCCAGCGGCCTGA
- a CDS encoding DUF4112 domain-containing protein — translation MTSSPQIPHNLQKAQRLANTMDSAFRIPGIGYRIGLDGIIGLIPGIGDVITVAIAARIVHLGHKMGMSKALISKMLRNIVLDFLLGAVPLVGDVADFFFKANKRNVKAMEKWWLSQNEQDIRSNTSAQLDEWEQSQRT, via the coding sequence ATGACATCATCCCCGCAGATACCGCACAACCTGCAAAAGGCCCAGCGCCTTGCAAACACCATGGATTCGGCGTTCAGGATCCCGGGTATTGGTTACCGCATCGGGCTGGATGGAATAATTGGTCTTATTCCGGGTATTGGTGACGTCATAACGGTTGCCATTGCCGCCAGAATCGTCCACCTGGGCCATAAAATGGGCATGTCCAAAGCGCTAATAAGTAAAATGCTGCGCAATATCGTACTGGATTTTCTGCTTGGCGCCGTGCCACTGGTGGGAGACGTTGCAGATTTCTTTTTCAAGGCAAACAAGCGTAACGTTAAAGCCATGGAAAAGTGGTGGTTATCACAAAACGAGCAGGACATTCGCAGCAATACTAGTGCGCAGCTGGACGAGTGGGAGCAAAGCCAGCGCACGTAA
- a CDS encoding ligase-associated DNA damage response exonuclease, giving the protein MHPQDWVSVEEAGLYCRPADMYVDPMLPVKNAIVTHGHADHARSGHDIVYATPQTLKIMTTRYGEDMAKTTYTMPYHETVVLGEADDPVKMTLFPAGHILGSSQVLFEYRGSRLVVSGDYKRRHDPTCPPFEVVPCDVFITEATFGLPVFTHPPIEAEIDKLITSLQVFPHRCHLVGAYALGKCQRVILALRQAGYIKPIYLHGALIRLCNLYQEQDVDLGELIAVNDVEDRDKLAGEVVIAPPSALADRWSRTLPDVRPIVASGWMQIRARARQKQVELPLIISDHCDWPELIQTIEEVQPKEVWVTHGREDALVHQAGQMGFKAKALSLIGYEDDEETG; this is encoded by the coding sequence TTGCATCCACAAGACTGGGTAAGTGTTGAAGAAGCTGGCTTGTATTGTCGGCCCGCAGATATGTATGTCGACCCGATGTTACCGGTTAAAAACGCTATTGTTACCCACGGTCATGCGGATCACGCCAGAAGCGGACACGATATTGTGTACGCCACGCCCCAGACGTTAAAGATTATGACAACACGTTACGGCGAGGATATGGCGAAAACGACCTATACCATGCCTTATCATGAGACCGTCGTTCTGGGTGAAGCCGACGACCCGGTTAAGATGACGCTCTTCCCCGCTGGTCATATTCTGGGCTCAAGTCAGGTACTGTTTGAATATCGCGGCAGCCGTCTGGTGGTATCCGGCGACTATAAGCGGCGTCATGATCCGACCTGCCCACCTTTTGAAGTGGTACCCTGCGATGTTTTTATTACAGAAGCAACGTTTGGCCTGCCAGTATTCACTCACCCCCCGATAGAGGCAGAGATCGACAAGCTGATTACCTCGTTACAGGTCTTCCCTCACCGATGCCATCTGGTAGGAGCCTATGCCCTGGGCAAATGTCAGCGAGTCATTCTGGCGCTCAGACAAGCCGGCTATATCAAACCTATCTATCTGCACGGGGCACTGATTCGCCTGTGTAATCTGTATCAGGAACAGGACGTTGATTTGGGTGAGCTGATTGCTGTGAACGATGTGGAAGACAGGGATAAACTTGCTGGTGAAGTGGTAATTGCCCCCCCGTCAGCACTTGCAGATCGCTGGTCACGAACGCTACCCGACGTTCGCCCGATAGTTGCGTCGGGCTGGATGCAAATTCGTGCCAGAGCCAGACAAAAGCAGGTAGAGCTACCGCTGATTATTTCTGACCACTGTGACTGGCCTGAATTGATACAGACTATTGAGGAAGTCCAGCCTAAGGAAGTTTGGGTGACGCACGGCAGAGAAGATGCGTTGGTACATCAGGCTGGCCAGATGGGTTTTAAGGCAAAGGCGCTCTCACTTATTGGGTATGAAGACGATGAGGAGACCGGATAA
- the ubiG gene encoding bifunctional 2-polyprenyl-6-hydroxyphenol methylase/3-demethylubiquinol 3-O-methyltransferase UbiG, giving the protein MLDKSKKGTPRDKQNYSDEEIARFDELAESWWDPEGEYKTALEFNRARTTIMIHEICHHFGRSPGMPNPFHDLKILDVGCGGGLISEAMAKEGAEVTGIDASAVSIEVAKRHAQQGDLNIDYRHCLVEELGNDTQYDVVVNAEVVEHVPDQKALIKDSTRLVRPGGMLILATLNRTLASYLIAIVGAEYVMGYLPKGTHSWRKFVKPRQLDKWVGRDFYKTFKCGLMMNPFNQKWRRSRGMRVNYMQCYHYSEK; this is encoded by the coding sequence ATGCTGGATAAAAGTAAAAAGGGCACGCCTCGGGACAAGCAGAATTATTCTGATGAGGAAATTGCCCGTTTTGACGAGCTGGCAGAATCCTGGTGGGACCCTGAGGGTGAATATAAAACCGCACTGGAGTTTAACCGCGCCAGGACGACAATCATGATTCATGAAATCTGCCATCACTTTGGGCGCTCGCCTGGCATGCCTAATCCGTTCCACGATCTTAAAATTCTGGATGTGGGGTGCGGCGGCGGTCTCATCAGTGAAGCCATGGCTAAAGAAGGGGCAGAGGTAACTGGCATTGATGCCAGTGCTGTCAGTATTGAGGTTGCCAAAAGACACGCGCAGCAGGGCGATCTGAATATCGACTATCGACATTGCCTGGTTGAAGAGCTGGGCAATGATACACAATACGATGTGGTTGTAAATGCTGAGGTTGTTGAGCATGTGCCTGACCAGAAAGCACTGATAAAGGATTCTACACGTCTGGTGCGTCCTGGCGGAATGCTTATTCTGGCCACACTTAATCGTACACTGGCAAGTTATCTCATCGCGATTGTGGGGGCTGAGTATGTAATGGGTTACCTGCCCAAAGGAACACACTCCTGGCGCAAGTTCGTCAAGCCACGGCAGTTGGACAAATGGGTGGGCAGAGACTTTTACAAAACATTTAAATGCGGATTGATGATGAACCCGTTTAACCAGAAGTGGCGGAGAAGCCGGGGAATGCGGGTCAATTATATGCAGTGTTATCACTATTCAGAGAAGTGA
- a CDS encoding glutathione S-transferase family protein — protein MISLYTAPTPNGWKASVALEEMQLDYKAHTIDLRKGEQKQDWFVSLNPNARIPVITDHDNADLTLFESGAIMLYLAEKTGQFLPSEPSKRYQVLQWLMFQVGGVGPMMGQANVFYRYMDETIPRAITRYQNECRRLFEVLDKHLADHEYLVDDYSIADMANWCWVRTYKWSGVSMDGLEHLRRWKNSIEARPLARKGVEVPHKIIPEAVEKAGKTLI, from the coding sequence ATGATTTCATTATACACCGCGCCTACGCCCAATGGGTGGAAGGCGTCTGTTGCGCTGGAAGAAATGCAGCTGGATTACAAGGCGCATACTATCGACCTGCGTAAAGGCGAGCAAAAACAAGACTGGTTTGTTTCGCTTAATCCAAATGCGCGTATCCCGGTTATCACCGACCATGATAACGCTGACCTGACGCTTTTTGAGTCAGGCGCCATTATGCTTTACCTGGCTGAGAAAACCGGTCAGTTTTTACCTTCTGAACCGTCCAAACGCTATCAGGTGCTGCAGTGGCTGATGTTTCAGGTAGGCGGTGTTGGGCCGATGATGGGGCAGGCGAACGTATTTTACCGCTATATGGATGAAACCATTCCCAGGGCGATTACCCGCTATCAGAATGAATGCAGACGTCTTTTTGAAGTACTGGATAAGCACCTTGCTGACCATGAATATCTGGTGGACGATTACAGTATTGCTGATATGGCGAACTGGTGCTGGGTACGTACCTACAAATGGTCTGGGGTTTCAATGGATGGACTTGAGCATCTACGCCGGTGGAAGAACAGCATAGAAGCCCGCCCACTGGCCCGAAAAGGTGTGGAAGTGCCTCACAAAATTATTCCGGAAGCCGTGGAGAAAGCGGGCAAAACGCTAATCTGA
- a CDS encoding cisplatin damage response ATP-dependent DNA ligase: MDAFADLLEQLYFTPGTNAKAALIIEYLKKTPDPDRGWAIAAMAGTLRFDFFKRNAVKQLMLERIDPVLFELSYDYVGEMSETVAHLWPAPSDIPDAPLPGLGDIVDEFMNAKRTEVKPLLADYLNRMTASQRWALIKLGTRGLRIGVSARSMKQILARFGETRVEEIEALWHGVNLPYTELLSWLEGHADKPDISDRVTFHPVMLSHPIDESDLTNIDPTQWQTEYKYDGIRVQLVCTKNGKALFSRTGDDISHAFPDLLDTIESHCVLDGELLVMHGTEVDTFNQLQQRLNKKKPTKKLMDSLPAGLMAYDVLSIGDNDYHSKPLSERRELLSAFISQSESPRLHLSPVLDVPTKPALETLYKEASEDTAVEGLMLKRLDSHYIPGRPKGQWFKWKREPKLVDAVVMYAQRGHGKRSSFYSDFTFGAWEEDLLLPIGKAYSGFTDEELKKLDNWVRRNTVGRFGPVREVKKSLVIEVAFDAAHPSSRHKSGIALRFPGFHRIRWDKPANEADTLSTVKQLIEK; encoded by the coding sequence ATGGATGCATTTGCCGACTTACTTGAGCAGCTTTATTTTACGCCTGGCACGAACGCTAAAGCAGCGCTAATCATTGAGTACCTTAAGAAGACGCCGGATCCTGACAGAGGCTGGGCGATTGCTGCCATGGCAGGCACCCTGCGCTTTGACTTTTTTAAACGCAATGCGGTAAAGCAACTAATGCTTGAGCGCATCGACCCGGTCTTATTTGAGTTAAGCTATGACTACGTCGGCGAGATGAGCGAAACCGTAGCGCATTTATGGCCTGCACCTTCTGACATACCCGATGCGCCTTTGCCTGGTTTGGGCGACATTGTTGATGAGTTTATGAATGCTAAGCGCACAGAGGTAAAACCATTACTGGCTGATTATCTCAACAGAATGACCGCTTCACAGCGCTGGGCGCTTATTAAGCTTGGTACACGGGGCTTACGTATTGGCGTATCGGCCCGCTCTATGAAGCAAATTCTGGCTCGATTTGGTGAAACCCGAGTAGAGGAAATTGAGGCGCTCTGGCATGGTGTTAACCTGCCTTATACTGAGCTTTTATCGTGGCTGGAAGGGCATGCAGATAAGCCCGATATTTCCGATCGAGTGACCTTTCATCCTGTCATGTTATCCCATCCTATTGATGAAAGTGACCTGACAAACATCGACCCGACACAATGGCAGACCGAGTACAAGTACGATGGCATCCGGGTGCAGCTGGTCTGTACTAAAAATGGCAAGGCGCTGTTTAGCCGAACGGGTGATGATATCAGTCATGCATTTCCGGATTTACTCGATACCATCGAGTCGCATTGTGTACTGGACGGCGAGCTCTTGGTTATGCACGGTACCGAGGTAGACACATTTAATCAGCTGCAACAGCGTCTGAATAAAAAGAAGCCGACCAAAAAGCTGATGGACAGCCTGCCGGCTGGGTTGATGGCCTACGATGTTCTTAGTATCGGTGATAATGATTACCACAGTAAGCCGCTATCAGAACGCAGGGAATTATTAAGTGCGTTTATCAGTCAGTCGGAGAGCCCGCGCCTGCATCTGTCTCCTGTACTGGATGTGCCCACAAAACCTGCACTGGAAACATTGTATAAAGAGGCCAGCGAAGATACGGCAGTGGAAGGATTGATGCTCAAACGTCTGGATAGCCACTACATTCCCGGCCGGCCAAAAGGCCAGTGGTTTAAATGGAAACGTGAACCAAAGTTGGTAGACGCGGTGGTTATGTACGCTCAGCGGGGTCATGGAAAACGGTCGAGCTTCTACTCTGACTTCACGTTTGGCGCGTGGGAGGAGGATTTATTACTTCCCATTGGCAAAGCCTATTCAGGGTTTACTGATGAGGAACTTAAAAAGCTGGATAACTGGGTGCGGCGTAACACTGTAGGCCGCTTCGGTCCGGTCAGAGAAGTTAAAAAGTCGCTGGTGATTGAGGTTGCATTTGACGCCGCTCACCCTTCGTCCCGACACAAATCAGGCATTGCCCTGCGGTTTCCAGGTTTTCATCGTATACGGTGGGACAAACCGGCCAACGAAGCTGATACATTATCCACCGTTAAACAGCTTATCGAAAAATAG
- a CDS encoding acetolactate synthase large subunit, translating to MKASDLFVKALEAEGVEYIFGIPGEENLDLLESLRTSSIKLVLTRHEQGAGFMAATYGRLTGKVGVCLSTLGPGATNLVTPAAYAQLGAMPMLMITGQKPIKTSKQGRFQVIDVVDMLRPITKYTTQVVSGERIPSVVREAFRIAHEERPGAVHIELPEDIAAENTSTPLIEPSLSRRPIAEYKAINRAVEMIEQATSPLLLIGAGANRKLTAKMLRQFVDKTGIPFVTTQMGKGVLNESDPLFAGNTALSDGDFVHRAIDRADLIINVGHDVVEKPPFFMHPDEEQKVIHINFDSAAVDPVYFPQLEVVGDIANSIWQIKEDLIPQESWKLDFYKDVHDAYVKHRTVAEDDDRFPVLPERFVRDVRKVMPENGIVTLDNGVYKIWFARNYPAYSPNTLLLDNALASMGAGLPSAIGAKLVHPDVPVVSVCGDGGFMMNSQELETAVRLNLDLVVIVLRDDAYGMIKWKQSHMQLDNFGLDYGNPDLVSYAQSYGAQGWRIEQTGEVASTLKHCLETPGVHLIDCPVDYSLNDETLNRTIKELSDKL from the coding sequence ATGAAAGCCTCAGACCTGTTCGTCAAAGCGCTGGAAGCAGAAGGTGTTGAATACATCTTCGGTATCCCCGGCGAAGAAAATCTCGATCTTCTTGAATCACTACGAACATCTTCAATTAAACTGGTTCTGACCCGCCATGAGCAGGGTGCAGGATTTATGGCAGCAACCTACGGGCGCCTGACCGGAAAAGTCGGTGTATGTCTGTCCACGCTGGGCCCCGGCGCAACCAATCTTGTTACACCCGCTGCATATGCACAATTAGGTGCCATGCCCATGCTTATGATCACCGGGCAAAAGCCGATTAAAACCTCAAAACAAGGGCGCTTTCAGGTTATTGATGTGGTGGACATGCTTCGTCCCATCACTAAATACACCACGCAGGTGGTCAGTGGAGAGCGAATTCCTTCGGTCGTGCGCGAAGCTTTCAGAATTGCACACGAAGAACGTCCCGGCGCTGTTCACATCGAATTACCCGAAGATATTGCGGCAGAAAATACTTCAACGCCGTTAATCGAGCCGAGCCTTTCACGTCGCCCCATCGCTGAATACAAAGCAATTAACCGGGCGGTTGAAATGATTGAGCAGGCCACATCGCCGCTCCTGCTGATTGGCGCAGGCGCGAACCGCAAACTTACCGCCAAAATGCTACGTCAGTTTGTTGATAAAACAGGTATCCCTTTTGTCACTACGCAAATGGGTAAAGGGGTACTGAATGAAAGTGACCCCTTGTTTGCAGGTAATACCGCACTATCAGATGGCGACTTTGTGCACCGCGCAATTGATCGCGCCGACCTTATTATAAATGTCGGTCATGATGTGGTAGAGAAGCCACCATTTTTCATGCATCCCGATGAAGAGCAAAAGGTCATTCATATCAACTTTGACTCTGCCGCGGTCGACCCCGTGTACTTTCCGCAGTTAGAAGTCGTCGGTGATATTGCTAATAGTATCTGGCAAATAAAAGAAGATTTGATACCTCAGGAAAGCTGGAAGCTGGACTTCTACAAAGATGTTCATGATGCCTATGTTAAGCACAGAACAGTGGCCGAAGATGATGACCGTTTCCCTGTTTTACCTGAGCGTTTTGTAAGAGATGTAAGAAAAGTCATGCCTGAGAATGGCATCGTGACGCTGGATAACGGCGTGTACAAGATCTGGTTTGCCAGAAACTATCCCGCCTATTCCCCCAACACACTCTTGCTGGACAATGCGCTTGCAAGTATGGGAGCCGGGTTACCTTCTGCTATTGGCGCCAAGCTGGTACATCCCGATGTGCCGGTAGTCAGCGTATGCGGTGATGGGGGCTTCATGATGAATAGTCAGGAGCTGGAGACTGCTGTTCGTCTGAATCTCGACCTTGTAGTCATTGTACTGCGGGATGACGCTTACGGAATGATTAAGTGGAAGCAGTCGCACATGCAGCTGGACAACTTTGGCCTGGATTATGGTAACCCGGACCTGGTCAGTTATGCACAGTCTTATGGAGCACAAGGCTGGCGCATAGAGCAAACCGGTGAGGTGGCCTCTACGCTCAAACATTGCCTGGAAACTCCCGGTGTCCATCTTATCGACTGCCCGGTCGACTATAGCCTCAATGATGAAACACTGAATCGTACAATCAAAGAATTAAGCGACAAGCTTTAA
- the hemH gene encoding ferrochelatase, translating to MKYKGTENFSHSQPDRLGVLITNLGTPDSPTSSALRPYLKQFLSDPRVVEVPRFIWWFILNGVILNIRPSRSAKAYASVWTDEGSPLLAITKAQHSALASRCEAEYGEDVVVDFAMRYGNPSIDAAIDRLMAKGVRKVVVLPLYPQYCASTTASTFDAIASDFTSRRWIPELRFVTQYHDHPAYIRALADKVRDHWEKHGRADKLLMSYHGIPKRYLLNGDPYHCQCYKTSRLLAEALSLNDDDYMTTFQSRFGREEWLQPYTDETMKALPKNGVTSVQVICPGFSADCLETIEEIGEENREYFMHAGGKRYEYIEALNSDENHIDMLFSLIKQNLHGWSATHENSQRAERAKQLGATQ from the coding sequence ATGAAGTATAAGGGAACGGAAAATTTTTCTCACAGTCAGCCGGACAGACTGGGCGTATTGATCACCAATCTGGGAACGCCGGATAGTCCTACTTCCTCAGCACTGCGTCCTTATCTTAAGCAATTCTTGTCTGACCCGCGAGTGGTTGAAGTTCCCCGGTTTATCTGGTGGTTTATTCTTAATGGCGTCATTTTGAACATTCGTCCGAGCCGCTCTGCCAAGGCGTACGCCAGCGTGTGGACAGATGAGGGGTCGCCACTACTGGCAATAACAAAAGCGCAGCACAGTGCTCTGGCTTCGCGATGCGAAGCTGAATACGGAGAAGATGTAGTTGTCGATTTTGCAATGCGCTACGGTAACCCTTCTATTGATGCTGCTATCGACAGACTAATGGCAAAAGGGGTGAGAAAAGTCGTCGTTTTGCCGTTATATCCACAATATTGTGCCTCTACCACGGCATCTACTTTCGATGCTATTGCAAGTGACTTTACCTCTCGCCGCTGGATACCAGAACTTCGTTTTGTCACTCAGTATCATGACCACCCGGCGTATATTCGTGCGCTGGCAGACAAAGTTCGTGACCACTGGGAAAAGCACGGACGCGCAGATAAGTTGCTCATGTCATATCACGGTATACCTAAACGTTATCTGCTTAACGGCGACCCCTATCACTGTCAGTGCTACAAAACCTCCCGTCTTTTAGCCGAAGCTCTGTCACTGAACGATGACGACTATATGACAACATTTCAGTCGCGTTTTGGTCGGGAAGAGTGGTTACAGCCGTATACGGATGAAACAATGAAAGCCTTGCCTAAAAACGGTGTAACTTCCGTTCAGGTAATTTGCCCGGGTTTTTCAGCAGATTGTCTTGAAACCATCGAGGAAATCGGCGAGGAAAACAGGGAGTACTTCATGCATGCCGGCGGTAAACGCTACGAATATATCGAAGCGTTGAACAGTGACGAGAACCATATTGATATGCTCTTTTCATTAATAAAGCAGAATTTGCACGGTTGGTCAGCGACACATGAAAACTCTCAGCGGGCGGAGCGGGCAAAACAGCTTGGAGCAACTCAATGA
- a CDS encoding aldehyde dehydrogenase family protein: MLKDSYPYYLANEPVYANEDLEVTNKFTQKVATKVAKAGADVIDQAIAAAEKAQPAMTKMTPFERKAVLDHCVKRFEEREDELAKALCIEAGKPIKDARGEVTRLIDTFRIASEESVRINGEVINLEISERARGYQGMTKKVPIGPCSFISPFNFPLNLTAHKVAPAIAAGCTFVLKPASRTPIGALIIGEILAETDLPKGAFSILPCSRDGADLFTTDERLKLLSFTGSPDVGWELKAKAGKKPVVLELGGNAACVVDEDADIDDAIDRIIIGAYYQSGQSCISVQRLLIHDSLYDTFKQKYVERVAGLVSGDPMDEDTFIGPMIAESEAERLHNWITHAKEQGATILAGGGRDGAMLQATVMENVPKDCDVSQEEAFGPVSVLYKFSDYEEALKEVNNSRYGLQAGIFTRDIYKIQQAWDELDVGGVIIGDVPSWRVDNMPYGGVKDSGLGREGIRYAIEDMTETRLLVIRRP; this comes from the coding sequence ATGTTGAAAGACAGTTATCCCTACTATCTGGCTAATGAGCCGGTATACGCAAATGAAGATTTAGAAGTTACCAATAAATTTACCCAGAAAGTGGCAACGAAGGTCGCAAAAGCGGGTGCCGACGTTATTGATCAGGCGATTGCAGCGGCTGAGAAAGCGCAGCCTGCAATGACAAAAATGACGCCATTTGAGCGCAAGGCTGTGCTGGACCATTGCGTTAAACGCTTTGAAGAACGTGAAGATGAGCTTGCTAAAGCCCTATGCATAGAAGCCGGTAAGCCGATCAAAGACGCCCGGGGAGAGGTTACGCGCCTTATCGATACCTTTCGGATAGCATCAGAAGAGAGCGTCCGTATTAATGGTGAAGTGATTAATCTGGAAATATCCGAACGCGCCCGGGGTTATCAGGGCATGACTAAAAAAGTGCCTATTGGCCCGTGCTCCTTTATTTCACCGTTTAACTTCCCGCTGAATCTTACAGCTCACAAAGTCGCACCAGCCATTGCTGCAGGTTGTACCTTTGTGCTAAAGCCTGCCTCAAGAACGCCCATAGGCGCACTGATTATTGGCGAAATTCTGGCAGAGACAGACTTACCTAAAGGCGCGTTTTCTATTCTGCCGTGTAGTCGTGATGGCGCTGACTTGTTCACCACCGACGAACGCCTGAAGTTATTAAGCTTTACCGGCTCACCGGATGTGGGCTGGGAGCTTAAAGCGAAAGCCGGTAAAAAGCCCGTTGTACTGGAGCTTGGCGGCAACGCAGCTTGTGTGGTGGATGAAGACGCAGATATTGATGATGCCATCGATCGCATCATAATCGGGGCATACTATCAGTCAGGGCAAAGCTGTATCAGTGTTCAGCGCTTGCTTATTCATGACAGCCTGTACGATACCTTTAAGCAAAAATATGTAGAGCGTGTAGCGGGGCTGGTATCCGGCGATCCGATGGATGAAGATACGTTTATCGGGCCGATGATAGCGGAGTCGGAGGCAGAGCGCCTGCACAACTGGATTACGCATGCCAAAGAGCAGGGCGCGACTATTCTTGCCGGTGGCGGTAGAGACGGCGCAATGCTTCAAGCAACGGTGATGGAAAATGTGCCTAAAGACTGTGATGTCAGTCAGGAAGAGGCATTTGGCCCGGTATCTGTACTGTACAAGTTTAGCGATTACGAAGAGGCGCTTAAAGAGGTCAATAACAGCCGTTATGGATTACAGGCAGGTATCTTTACCAGAGATATCTATAAGATCCAGCAAGCCTGGGACGAGCTGGATGTAGGTGGTGTTATCATCGGTGATGTGCCCAGCTGGCGCGTCGACAATATGCCTTACGGGGGCGTGAAGGATTCCGGCTTGGGGCGTGAGGGAATTCGTTATGCCATCGAAGATATGACGGAAACCCGTTTGCTGGTTATTCGTCGACCCTGA
- a CDS encoding glutathione S-transferase family protein codes for MKIYETRTAPNPRRVRMFLAEKGVDMEYVQLDLQKGENLTAEMRAKNPLGKVPILELDDGTCIAESDAICTYFENTVPEPTLMGTDAKSKAVISMWQSQVEMALLLQVGMCFQHSTGYFKDRMVPVAEYGKQAGINAAKYLNILERRLELNTYIAGEDFSIADITALCAIDFARVVDIRLSDKHTNILRWYDLVNQRPSAKA; via the coding sequence ATGAAAATTTATGAAACCCGAACAGCCCCGAATCCTCGTCGCGTCAGAATGTTTCTGGCAGAAAAAGGCGTCGACATGGAGTACGTGCAGCTTGATTTGCAAAAAGGTGAGAACCTGACGGCAGAAATGCGGGCGAAAAACCCGCTGGGTAAAGTACCTATTCTGGAACTTGATGATGGTACCTGCATTGCTGAGTCTGATGCAATTTGCACATACTTTGAAAATACCGTTCCGGAGCCGACATTAATGGGCACCGATGCAAAAAGCAAAGCGGTAATCTCAATGTGGCAAAGTCAGGTTGAGATGGCTTTGCTGCTTCAGGTTGGCATGTGTTTTCAGCATTCAACCGGCTATTTTAAAGACAGAATGGTGCCGGTCGCTGAGTACGGCAAACAGGCAGGCATCAATGCAGCCAAATACCTGAATATTCTTGAAAGACGCCTTGAGCTTAATACCTACATTGCCGGTGAAGATTTTTCCATCGCGGATATTACAGCCCTGTGCGCTATCGATTTCGCCCGTGTGGTAGATATTCGGTTATCTGACAAGCATACCAATATTCTTCGCTGGTATGATTTGGTCAATCAACGCCCCAGCGCAAAAGCCTGA